In the genome of Cryptomeria japonica chromosome 8, Sugi_1.0, whole genome shotgun sequence, one region contains:
- the LOC131857843 gene encoding receptor like protein 22-like translates to MEATLAYSRVALTVITISWGLLCFIAYPAIACPLTERNLLLDFKEAVVDEERKLSSWHGLNCCTWSGVGCNFGTGHVSLLDLSGYELEGYIHSSLFELAELEHLDLSENYFKGTFAPHIGMLKKLTFLNLFDAGDVNEFYVSEFNVSLESLSNLVSLENLCLDGVNISVSKGWGEAVGNLHNLQQLSMSDCGLSGPIPNFLLNLTSLLHLRLSQNSLSAQIPAWFENVTAHLVSLDLSDNYNLGGDISVIGQHISPSLTSIILSRTAVEGEIPSAIGNMSSLEILRLFNTSIEGKIPLSIANLSKLVCLDLFYNKLTGSIPPSLGTLSSLSYLDLRHNQFDGPIPHTVSDLVSIKHLWLNSNSLSGSISLSLFDNLTRLEYLFLSDNHLTVTSDSTWLPQFKNLRALRLSSCKLERIPPFLVTQYDLIELDLSANSIATNIPSWIWDLTSLYYLNLSCNQLTGSLPSGLTFMKLSYLDLHSNSLEGPLPLPPDAHLLDLSVNHFNGSIPADWGAYLSNMWFLSLSGNNLSGAIPDSICPSDLQVLDLSSNMLSSIPPHLTRKCSVLSVLDLAQNHLEGKIPAEWRNLKQLNTLKLAGNQLRGVLPSSLSKCRSLQVLDLGNNNLQGTIPHWIGKLSQLHVLVLRSNHFHGSVPHQVIHLPNLQILDLSHNHLSGPIPSNLTNLLAMVNASQSNPNHLEKHTNDNTIYTNKIAISWKGADAEFVKVLFILKCIDLSNNNLSGNIPLTMGSLKGLIALNISRNHLSGQIPKTLGGMDQLESLDLSLNRLNGEIPLELQLLSYLQFLNLSYNMLDGKVPHGGQFLTFGESSYLGNPKLSGIPFTNTRVCNNSSGYDNCTSIDTIGKVENSDGEMKGWGIGLGLSYGLGFSIVIGILTFNKRVRGRVFNLYDDAILAVDRCITGNKFK, encoded by the coding sequence ATGGAAGCTACGCTTGCATATAGCAGAGTTGCCCTTACAGTCATAACAATATCATGGGGCCTCTTATGTTTCATCGCTTATCCTGCAATTGCGTGCCCCCTCACTGAAAGAAATCTTCTCCTGGACTTCAAGGAAGCAGTTGTAGATGAGGAGAGAAAGCTAAGTTCCTGGCACGGATTGAATTGCTGCACATGGAGTGGGGTTGGTTGTAACTTCGGCACAGGCCATGTTTCTTTACTCGATTTGAGTGGATACGAGTTGGAGGGTTACATCCATTCATCGTTGTTCGAACTTGCAGAGTTAGAGCACCTCGATCTCAGTGAGAACTACTTCAAAGGTACATTCGCTCCACATATTGGAATGTTAAAGAAACTCACTTTTCTTAATTTGTTTGATGCTGGCGATGTAAATGAATTCTATGTAAGTGAATTTAATGTGAGTTTGGAAAGCTTATCAAATCTGGTAAGCTTGGAAAATCTGTGTCTGGATGGAGTAAACATCTCTGTAAGCAAAGGGTGGGGTGAAGCTGTTGGCAATCTACACAACCTTCAACAACTCAGCATGTCTGACTGTGGGCTTAGCGGACCAATTCCCAATTTCCTGCTCAACCTCACTTCTCTCCTTCATCTCCGTCTTTCACAGAATTCTTTGTCAGCGCAAATACCTGCTTGGTTTGAAAATGTGACTGCCCACTTGGTGTCACTTGATCTCTCCGACAATTACAATCTTGGAGGAGATATTTCTGTCATAGGGCAACATATTTCTCCGTCACTGACTAGCATTATTCTTTCACGGACAGCTGTGGAGGGCGAAATTCCATCTGCTATAGGGAATATGTCATCCTTGGAGATTCTTCGTCTGTTCAATACTAGTATTGAAGGTAAAATTCCTCTGTCCATCGCGAATCTCTCTAAACTTGTTTGTTTGGATCTGTTCTACAACAAGTTAACGGGGTCAATCCCACCTTCGTTGGGAACACTTTCTTCCCTTTCATATCTTGACCTCAGGCACAATCAATTCGATGGCCCAATTCCACACACAGTTTCAGATCTTGTTAGCATAAAACACCTTTGGCTGAACTCCAATAGTTTAAGTGGCTCCATTTCCCTTTCTCTCTTCGATAATCTCACTAGACTTGAATATCTGTTCCTTTCCGATAATCACCTAACTGTGACTAGTGATTCAACATGGCTTCCACAGTTTAAAAACCTCAGGGCTCTGCGACTATCTTCCTGCAAGTTAGAAAGAATTCCACCGTTTCTAGTGACCCAATATGACTTGATAGAGCTGGATCTGTCTGCTAACAGCATCGCAACAAATATTCCATCATGGATATGGGACTTGACCAGTCTTTATTATTTGAACCTTAGTTGCAACCAATTAACAGGTTCGCTGCCGTCTGGTCTAACATTCATGAAGCTTTCGTATCTCGATCTGCACAGTAACAGCTTAGAaggtcctcttcctcttcctcctgatGCTCACCTGTTGGATCTGTCGGTTAATCATTTTAATGGTTCTATTCCTGCTGATTGGGGTGCATACCTTTCAAATATGTGGTTTTTATCCTTGTCGGGGAACAATCTCAGTGGAGCCATTCCAGATTCCATTTGCCCTTCAGATTTGCAAGTTCTTGACCTCTCAAGTAATATGCTGAGCAGCATTCCTCCTCATTTGACAAGGAAATGTTCTGTTCTCAGTGTTCTAGATTTGGCGCAGAATCATCTGGAAGGTAAAATTCCAGCAGAATGGAGAAACCTGAAACAGCTTAATACATTGAAGCTTGCTGGTAATCAGTTGAGAGGAGTTCTTCCGTCTTCGCTTTCAAAATGCCGCTCTCTGCAAGTATTGGATTTGGGAAATAATAATTTACAAGGCACAATCCCCCATTGGATTGGAAAGCTATCACAACTGCATGTGTTGGTGTTAAGGTCCAATCATTTCCATGGCAGTGTCCCACACCAGGTGATTCACCTTCCAAATCTTCAAATTCTGGACCTTTCACACAACCACCTTTCAGGACCTATCCCAAGCAACCTTACAAACTTGCTTGCAATGGTCAATGCATCACAGAGTAATCCAAACCATTTGGAAAAGCATACTAACGATAATACAATATATACAAATAAAATTGCAATTTCCTGGAAAGGTGCCGATGCTGAGTTTGTGAAAGTTCTTTTCATTCTTAAATGTATTGATCTTTCAAACAACAATTTATCGGGGAATATTCCTCTCACAATGGGATCCCTTAAGGGCTTGATAGCCCTTAATATTTCAAGAAATCATCTCAGTGGCCAAATCCCGAAGACACTGGGAGGCATGGATCAGCTAGAGTCTCTGGACCTCTCACTAAACAGGCTGAATGGCGAAATTCCGTTAGAACTTCAGTTGCTGAGTTATTTGCAGTTCTTGAATCTATCTTACAACATGCTTGATGGAAAAGTACCCCACGGGGGGCAGTTTCTAACCTTTGGGGAGTCGTCCTACTTAGGCAATCCTAAGCTAAGTGGGATTCCATTTACCAATACAAGAGTCTGCAACAACTCTTCTGGCTATGACAACTGCACAAGTATTGATACAATTGGTAAAGTAGAGAATTCAGATGGTGAAATGAAAGGGTGGGGGATCGGACTTGGATTGAGTTATGGTTTGGGATTCTCTATTGTGATTGGAATATTGACTTTCAAtaagagggtgagagggagagtcTTCAATTTGTATGATGATGCAATTTTAGCTGTTGATCGGTGTATAACAGGGAATAAGTTCAAGTAG